One genomic segment of Saccharomyces kudriavzevii IFO 1802 strain IFO1802 genome assembly, chromosome: 8 includes these proteins:
- the TOM71 gene encoding protein channel TOM71 (similar to Saccharomyces cerevisiae TOM71 (YHR117W) and TOM70 (YNL121C); ancestral locus Anc_2.152) — translation MAENSLLKFIAKNKVAILATVSAGTAAVGAYAYYKQLKQREQQQLKGTKNRRRPGETFTSQNEDEVSLKDDGSITSGSRKRKKNKRKRKNKPKLAESFEYPLLSDGEPDMAQLRGLPLSQRQEYAVQLKDKGNHFFTSKNFDDAIKYYQHAIELDPNDPVFYSNMSACYISTGDLNKVVEYTTKALEIKPDHSKALLRRASANESLGNFTDAMFDLSVLSLNGDFDGASIEPMLERNLNKQAMKVLNANLSKNSGDRGSEILPSNTSLASFFGIFDPDLEISRVSSISPPDTAHDMLLEALQRLYSATSEGYLIANALFTKATDAYHSLLSASRVDGAIRGNAALAFCYKGIFQFLKNDLLDAQALLQESINLHPTPNSYIFMALTLADKENSQEFFSFFQKAIDLDPEYSPTYYHRGQMYFILQDYVNAKMDFQKAQSLNPGNIYPYIQLACLLYKQGKFSESEKLFNETKLKFPTLPEVPTFFAEILTDKGDYNTAIKQYDIAKRLQEVQRKIHVGIGPLIGKATILARQSTQDPTQLDEEKFNMAIELLTEACDLDPRSEQAKIGLAQLKLQMEKIDDAIELFQDSATLARTMDEKLQATTFAEAAKIQKRLRADPIISAKMEQTLASYRANGMI, via the coding sequence ATGGCCGAAAACTCGCTCTTGAAGTTCATCGCTAAGAACAAGGTGGCCATCCTTGCAACGGTCTCTGCGGGGACCGCTGCCGTGGGTGCTTATGCCTACTACAAACAGCTCAAGCAACGGGAGCAGCAGCAATTGAAAGGCACGAAGAACCGGCGACGCCCGGGGGAGACCTTCACCAGCCAGAACGAAGACGAGGTGAGCTTGAAGGACGACGGCAGCATCACGAGTGGGAGtaggaagaggaagaagaacaaacggaaaagaaagaataagcCCAAGCTGGCGGAAAGCTTTGAATACCCCCTCCTGTCCGATGGCGAGCCTGATATGGCACAATTGAGAGGCCTGCCGCTTTCTCAGAGGCAGGAATATGCTGTGCAGTTGAAGGACAAAGGTAACCATTTCTTCACCTCCAAGAACTTTGATGACGCCATTAAGTACTACCAACATGCGATCGAACTGGACCCAAACGACCCAGTTTTCTATTCCAACATGTCTGCCTGCTACATCTCCACGGGCGACCTGAATAAGGTCGTGGAGTACACGACAAAGGCACTCGAAATAAAGCCCGATCATTCCAAAGCGCTGCTAAGGCGTGCATCTGCCAACGAGTCGCTGGGCAACTTCACCGATGCTATGTTTGATCTTTCTGTTCTGTCACTGAATGGGGATTTTGATGGCGCCTCCATTGAGCCCATGCTGGAAAGAAACTTAAACAAACAAGCAATGAAGGTGTTGAATGCaaatctttccaagaaCAGCGGCGACAGGGGCTCGGAAATATTGCCGTCAAACACGTCTCTAGCCTCGTTCTTTGGGATCTTTGACCctgatttggaaatttctCGTGTGAGCTCTATCTCACCACCTGACACTGCTCATGACATGTTGTTGGAGGCCTTGCAAAGATTATACTCCGCCACCAGTGAAGGTTATTTAATAGCAAACGCTCTTTTCACCAAGGCCACTGATGCATATCATTCCTTGCTTTCTGCTAGTAGAGTAGACGGCGCCATAAGAGGAAATGCAGCACTGGCCTTCTGCTACAAAGgtattttccaatttttgaaaaatgaccTGCTAGATGCTCAAGCTCTTTTACAAGAATCTATTAACTTGCACCCGACGCCAAATTCGTACATATTCATGGCGTTGACTTTAGCCGACAAAGAGAACTCTCAAGAATTCTTCAGCTTTTTCCAGAAAGCCATCGATTTGGATCCTGAGTATTCACCCACTTATTACCACCGTGGGCAAATGTATTTCATCCTGCAAGATTACGTCAATGCCAAAatggattttcaaaaggcTCAAAGCTTGAACCCTGGAAACATTTACCCTTACATTCAATTAGCCTGTCTGCTGTACAAACAGGGCAAGTTTAGTGAATCTGAgaaacttttcaatgagACAAAATTGAAGTTCCCTACCTTGCCCGAAGTACCCACTTTTTTCGCTGAGATCTTAACTGATAAAGGCGATTACAACACCGCGATCAAACAATATGATATCGCCAAACGGTTACAAGAagtacaaagaaaaatacatgTAGGAATCGGACCTTTGATTGGTAAGGCTACTATCTTAGCTAGGCAATCTACCCAAGACCCGACTCAAttagatgaagaaaagtttaatATGGCCATCGAGCTATTGACAGAAGCTTGTGATTTGGATCCAAGATCCGAACAAGCCAAGATCGGCTTAGCGCAGTTAAAATTGcagatggaaaaaattgatgatgcCATCGAGTTATTTCAGGATTCGGCAACTTTAGCAAGAACCATGGACGAAAAACTGCAAGCAACCACATTTGCTGAAGCTgcaaaaatacaaaaacgTTTGAGAGCAGATCCAATTATTAGCGCAAAGATGGAACAGACCTTAGCTAGTTATAGGGCTAACGGCATGATTTAG
- the DMA1 gene encoding ubiquitin-conjugating protein DMA1 (similar to Saccharomyces cerevisiae DMA1 (YHR115C) and DMA2 (YNL116W); ancestral locus Anc_2.157) — protein MSINTAPSSPPDQTSSSAPADAASHDHAKFNNPIRLPISISLTINDAPNNSSTNNGGVSGLGILPSRTATSLAMMNNAVAATATTAVAVEANAAPAVNTTKSIRHFIYPPNQVNQADFSLDIHLPPNTSLPERIDQFTLRRRMDKHGLFSIRLTPFIDTSSSSVANQGLFFDPIIRTAGAGSQIIIGRYTERVREAISKIPDQYHPVVFKSKVISRTHGCFKVDDQGNWLLKDVKSSSGTFLNHQRLSSASTISNDHLLHDGDIIQLGMDFRGGTEEIYRCVKMKIELNKSWKLKANAFNKEALNRIKNLQKLTTGLEQEDCSICLNKIKPCQAIFISPCAHSWHFHCVRRLVIMSYPQFMCPNCRSNCDLETTLESESESDSESENENEDEPDIEMDVDMEINNNLGVRLVD, from the coding sequence ATGTCTATCAATACTGCCCCCTCATCACCCCCTGATCAAACGTCCTCCAGTGCTCCAGCTGACGCTGCTTCGCACGACCACGCCAAGTTCAACAATCCCATCAGGCTGCCGATATCCATCTCTCTCACCATTAACGATGCGCCTAACAATAGCAGCACTAATAATGGCGGTGTTAGTGGTTTGGGCATTTTACCATCGCGTACGGCTACTTCATTGGCCATGATGAACAATGCTGTTGCCGCTACCGCTACTACTGCTGTCGCTGTGGAGGCAAACGCAGCTCCCGCTGTGAACACTACAAAGAGCATCCGTCATTTCATATATCCTCCCAATCAAGTGAACCAGGCGGACTTCTCTCTGGACATACATCTCCCACCAAATACCTCACTACCCGAGCGGATAGACCAATTCACTTTGAGACGCAGAATGGACAAGCACGGGCTTTTTAGCATCAGACTGACACCCTTTATAGAcacttcttcctcttctgtaGCCAACCAAGGTCTATTCTTTGACCCTATCATAAGAACTGCGGGCGCAGGCTCACAAATAATCATCGGAAGGTACACGGAGAGAGTAAGGGAGGCCATTTCCAAGATTCCGGATCAGTATCATCCCGTAGTgttcaaatcaaaagtgATATCCAGGACCCATGGGTGCTTCAAAGTCGACGACCAGGGCAATTGGTTGCTAAAAGACGTCAAATCTTCCAGTGGAACATTCCTGAACCATCAGCGCTTGTCGTCAGCGTCTACCATTTCGAATGACCACCTTCTGCACGATGGCGATATCATACAATTGGGCATGGACTTTCGCGGCGGTACAGAAGAGATATATCGGTGCGtaaagatgaaaattgAACTGAACAAGTCCTGGAAATTGAAGGCTAATGCATTTAATAAAGAGGCATTGAACCGAATAAAAAACTTACAGAAATTAACTACGGGTCtagaacaagaagattgCTCCATTTGCCTAAACAAAATAAAGCCCTGCCAAGCCATTTTCATATCACCATGTGCCCATAGTTGGCATTTCCATTGTGTGAGAAGACTAGTTATTATGAGTTATCCTCAATTCATGTGTCCAAATTGCAGATCAAACTGTGATTTAGAAACCACTTTAGAATCGGAATCGGAATCGGATTCGGAATCGGAAAACGAGAACGAGGATGAACCAGACATCGAGATGGATGTAGATATGGAAATAAATAACAATTTGGGCGTTCGCTTAGTAGATTAA
- the ORC6 gene encoding origin recognition complex subunit 6 (similar to Saccharomyces cerevisiae ORC6 (YHR118C); ancestral locus Anc_2.149): MSMQQVQHCVTEVLRLDPQEKPDWSSGYLKKLTNATSILYNTSLNKVMLKQDEEVARCHICAYIASQKMNEKYMPDLCYYMDSIPLEPKKAKHLMNLFRQSLSNSSPMKQFAWTPSPKKSRRSPVKNGDRFTSSDPGDLRKQLFGTPTKVSQNDKNDQMTIPELPPMQTEESPSITRRKLAFEEEEEEEEEEEEETLGNESSSLKNTDKKAVIEDNDVDTDDYENHGSDFVSEEETSDAQESKRRKTKVSKKVRKPQSEFKAAKALRKKGRVPNSLLTKKYCKMSTEEIIRLCNDFELPRGVAYQIVEEYNINASRLVCPWQLVCGLVLNCTFIVFNERRHKDPRIDHFIISKMCGLMSTPRVDDVIECVKLVKELIIGEKWFRDLQIKYDDFDGIKYNEIIFRKLGSMLQTTNILVTDDQYNIWKRRIELDLALIEPL; encoded by the coding sequence ATGTCTATGCAACAAGTTCAACACTGTGTTACTGAGGTATTACGACTAGATCCGCAGGAAAAACCAGATTGGTCGAGTGGATATTTAAAGAAGTTGACTAATGCGACGTCAATTTTATACAATACCTCACTAAACAAAGTGATGCTGaaacaagatgaagaagtaGCCAGATGCCATATATGTGCATACATAGCATCGCAGAAGATGAACGAGAAGTACATGCCTGATCTTTGTTATTATATGGATAGTATCCCTTTAGAACCGAAAAAGGCCAAACACTTGATGAATCTTTTTAGACAAAGTTTATCTAATTCTTCGCCTATGAAGCAATTTGCTTGGACACCGAGTCCCAAAAAGAGTAGGCGTAGCCCTGTAAAGAACGGGGACAGGTTTACTTCTTCTGATCCTGGGGATTTGAGGAAACAGCTGTTTGGTACACCAACCAAAGTTAGTCAGAATGACAAGAATGATCAAATGACAATACCAGAGCTACCGCCAATGCAAACTGAAGAATCACCTTCTAtcacaagaagaaaattagCATTcgaggaggaggaagaggaggaggaggaggaggaggaagagACTCTAGGCAACGAAAGTTCTTCTCTGAAAAATACTGATAAAAAGGCCGTTattgaagataatgatgtGGATACAGATGATTATGAAAACCATGGCAGCGACTTTGTGAGCGAGGAAGAGACGTCAGATGCTCAGGAAAGcaagaggaggaagacAAAAGTAAGTAAAAAAGTCAGAAAACCTCAATCAGAATTTAAAGCAGCCAAAGCTCTAAGGAAAAAAGGTAGAGTACCAAATTCGTTGTtaacgaaaaaatattgTAAAATGTCCacagaagaaataatacGACTATGCAACGATTTTGAGCTTCCCAGAGGAGTAGCATATCAAATTGTGGAAGAGTATAATATAAACGCATCGAGGCTGGTTTGCCCATGGCAATTGGTATGTGGCTTAGTATTGAATTGCACATTTATTGTGTTCAATGAAAGAAGACACAAGGATCCGCGTATTGACCATTTTATAATTAGTAAGATGTGCGGTTTGATGTCGACACCGAGAGTGGATGATGTGATTGAGTGTGTTAAGCTGGTGAAAGAATTAATCATTGGTGAAAAATGGTTTAGAGATCTGCAAATCAAGTATGATGATTTTGACGGTATCAAGTACAATGAAATCATTTTTAGAAAACTGGGATCGATGCTACAAACCACGAATATATTGGTTACCGACGATCAGTACAACATttggaagagaagaatCGAATTAGATCTGGCATTAATAGAACCCTTATAA
- the SET1 gene encoding histone methyltransferase SET1 (similar to Saccharomyces cerevisiae SET1 (YHR119W); ancestral locus Anc_2.148): protein MSGYYRRTHPSSGSYRHPQEQSQYSRSGQYQQSTDHPYQQYPNQYNQRRHHNHNESPRRRYSDDRPHSLNNGNSRHSYYGTNNSHSDAYSNNKPDVSNQKGLSQSRYSSTGAHTPSASTSASAQKPLLAQSALLLQQRPPSVLKYNTVTSRSKFHYFDPIKGEFSNKDKMVSWKTTDKEFSETGYYVVKELQDGQFKFKVKHRHPEIKASDPRRENGTILNGKMASHRKCRKSLVLLPRISYDRYSLGPPPPCEIVVYPAQDSTTTGIQDVSIKNYFKKYGEISHFEAFNDPNSALPLHVYLIKYTGSDGKINDAAKSAFNAVRKHESSGCFIMGFRFEVILNKNSILSNIISKFVEMNAKNLQILQESLKKAKEKEAEKEKVKEAQSKDINLPKEPKMDTLSHSPGHEKKIPYDLLGVVNNRPVLHVSKIFIAKHRFCIEDFKYKLRGYRCARFIDHPTGIYIVFNDIAHAQTCSNAESGKLTIASRSRRIPIQIKFHLILPRFQNRTRFNKPDSSSISAHAPVKYKSKEEFIEATAKQILKDLEKALHVDIKKRLVGPTVFDTLDHANFPELLAKRELREREKKQEIASKIAENELKRKEETQKDFDLFGLYGSYAKSNKRSLKRRSSLTMGHTSLKRKKLSKGIKPMAHLLNEETDSKEATPFNDNGISNLSKEHEEEDENMTSSSSFSEEEEEEVADKKFKSESEPTTPESDHLQGVKSLLSDQNGSDFILDIPSMYKPTATEIPEPVYPPEEYDLKYSQALSPLDLQNAIKDEEDMLILKQLLGANTPNAISETGAVLEYKTWKSRRQLLEEKRASNWQIELNGTSFDNELQPTNSFKAEGFRKIADKLKVNYLPHRRKIHQPLNTVNIHNEKNEYTPELSLREESSNKEPSDPVPQEVSSSRDNRASNRRFQQNIEAQKAAIGTESELLSLNQLNKRKKPVMFARSAIHNWGLYALDSIAAKEMIIEYVGERIRQPVAEMRERRYLMNGIGSSYLFRVDESTVIDATKKGGIARFINHCCDPNCTAKIIKVGGRRRIVIYALRDIGANEELTYDYKFEREQDDEERLPCLCGASNCKGFLN, encoded by the coding sequence ATGTCAGGTTACTATAGAAGAACACACCCATCCTCAGGTTCATACAGACATCCTCAAGAACAATCTCAGTATTCGCGTTCTGGCCAATACCAGCAATCAACTGACCATCCATACCAACAGTATCCTAATCAATACAATCAACGCCGACATCATAACCATAATGAAAGTCCGAGGCGACGTTATAGTGACGATCGCCCACATAGTTTGAACAATGGCAATTCGCGGCATTCATATTATGGTACAAATAATAGCCACAGTGATGCAtattcaaataataaacCAGACGTTAGTAATCAAAAGGGTTTGTCTCAATCACGCTATTCAAGTACCGGCGCTCATACCCCATCTGCATCTACATCTGCCTCTGCGCAAAAACCTCTTCTCGCTCAATCAGCCTTACTCCTTCAACAAAGACCGCCTTCAGTTCTGAAATACAATACAGTGACCTCGAGGTCCAAATTTCACTACTTTGACCCCATAAAAGGCGAGTTCTCCAATAAGGATAAAATGGTTTCTTGGAAGACTACAGACAAAGAGTTTTCCGAAACCGGTTATTACGTAGTTAAAGAGCTACAAGATGGGcaattcaaattcaaagtaAAGCACAGGCATCCGGAAATTAAAGCGTCCGATCCACGTCGTGAAAACGGAACTATACTCAATGGAAAAATGGCAAGTCACAGAAAATGCAGAAAATCATTGGTTTTACTGCCTCGCATATCTTATGACAGGTATTCTTTGGGGCCTCCCCCCCCATGTGAAATAGTTGTTTATCCAGCACAGGATTCAACAACTACTGGTATTCAAGATGtatcaataaaaaactatttcaaaaagtacGGTGAAATTTCTCATTTTGAAGCATTTAATGACCCTAATAGTGCTTTACCTTTGCATGTTTATCTTATAAAGTATACCGGTTCCgatggaaaaattaatgATGCAGCAAAATCAGCCTTCAATGCTGTGAGGAAGCACGAATCTTCAGGCTGCTTTATCATGGGCTTTAGGTTTGAAGTTATTCTGAACAAGAATTCCATTTTAAGTAATATTATCTccaaatttgttgaaatgaatgccaaaaatttacaaatACTGCAAGAGAGTTTGAAGAAggccaaagaaaaagaggcggagaaggaaaaagtaAAGGAGGCACAAAGTAAAGATATTAATTTGCCCAAAGAACCTAAAATGGACACATTATCGCATTCGCCAGGAcacgaaaagaaaattccatATGATCTTTTGGGTGTAGTTAATAATAGACCTGTTTTACATGTCTCTAAGATATTTATTGCCAAGCATAGATTTTGTATTGAGGACTTCAAATACAAATTAAGAGGTTACAGATGCGCAAGGTTCATTGACCATCCTACCGGTATAtatattgttttcaatGACATTGCGCATGCGCAAACTTGTTCGAATGCAGAGTCGGGAAAGTTGACAATAGCGTCCCGCAGCAGAAGAATACCTATTCagataaaatttcatttaATTCTTCCCAGGTTCCAAAACAGAACTAGATTCAATAAACCCGACTCATCATCAATATCCGCCCACGCACCTGTGAAATACAAGTCCAAGGAAGAGTTCATTGAAGCTACAGCTAAACAAAtattgaaagatttagaGAAGGCCTTACATGTTGATATTAAGAAAAGGTTGGTAGGACCCACAGTATTTGATACGTTGGACCATGCAAATTTCCCTGAATTATTAGCCAAAAGAGAATTAAGAGAAAGGgagaaaaagcaagagaTCGCCTCAAAAATTGCTGAAAATGAGTTGAAACGCAAAGAGGAAACTCAAAAGGACTTCGACTTGTTTGGCTTGTATGGCAGCTATGCAAAATCCAATAAAAGAAGTTTGAAAAGACGTAGTTCACTTACAATGGGCCATACTTCtttaaaaaggaaaaagttATCTAAGGGCATCAAACCAATGGCACATTTGTTaaatgaagaaactgaTTCTAAGGAAGCTACTCCATTCAATGATAACGGCATTTCTAACTTATCAAAGGaacatgaagaagaagacgaaaatATGacatcatcttcatcattctctgaagaagaggaagaggaagttGCAGATAAGAAGTTTAAGAGTGAATCTGAGCCAACAACGCCAGAGTCTGATCACCTTCAAGGTGTCAAATCATTGTTATCCGATCAAAATGGATCGGATTTTATATTGGATATTCCTTCAATGTATAAACCCACCGCTACTGAAATTCCCGAACCTGTATATCCGCCTGAGGAATACGATTTGAAATATAGTCAAGCTTTGTCGCCTTTGGACTTACAAAACGCCattaaagatgaagaagatatgCTCATTTTGAAGCAATTGCTGGGCGCAAATACTCCTAATGCTATCTCTGAAACTGGCGCAGTTCTGGAGTACAAAACCTGGAAATCTCGTCGACAATTACTCGAAGAAAAACGGGCTTCGAATTGGCAAATCGAACTTAACGGAACTTCGTTTGATAATGAACTACAACCAACTAACTCCTTCAAGGCCGAAGGGTTCAGGAAAATTGCTGATAAATTAAAAGTTAATTATTTACCTCATCGtcgaaaaattcatcaaccATTAAATACTGTGAACATCCATAACGAAAAGAATGAATACACTCCTGAACTTTCCCTAAGAGAAGAGTCCTCTAATAAAGAACCTTCGGATCCAGTTCCTCAAGAAGTTTCATCCTCAAGAGATAATAGGGCATCGAATAGAAGGTTCCAACAAAACATAGAGGCGCAAAAAGCCGCAATTGGTACAGAATCTGAGCTGCTGTCATTGAATCAActaaataaaagaaaaaagccaGTTATGTTCGCTCGTTCTGCGATTCATAATTGGGGTTTATATGCCTTAGATTCTATCGCAGCCAAGGAAATGATTATTGAGTATGTTGGTGAAAGAATCAGGCAACCGGTAGCCGAGATGAGAGAGAGGAGGTATTTAATGAACGGTATTGGTTCAAGTTATCTTTTTAGGGTTGACGAGAGCACGGTGATTGATGCCACTAAGAAAGGTGGTATTGCCAGATTTATCAACCATTGTTGTGATCCAAATTGTACGGCAAAAATTATAAAAGTTGGTGGGAGAAGGAGAATTGTTATCTATGCATTACGAGATATTGGGGCGAACGAAGAACTAACTTATGACTATAAGTTTGAAAGAGAACAAGATGACGAGGAAAGGTTACCTTGTTTATGCGGGGCCAGTAATTGTAAAGGCTTCCTAAACTGA
- the COX23 gene encoding Cox23p (similar to Saccharomyces cerevisiae COX23 (YHR116W); ancestral locus Anc_2.153) yields the protein MANDTSGATNAETDNGSSSINLEPSPPLAEPAPRGPITDRTKVNYVPKNNDPSSFQYYPDDPENPINKYKFALKADSQYYDPCEESSKLSFQCLERNDYDRSKCQEYFDAYRECKKQWLTARRKNRQQWE from the coding sequence ATGGCTAACGATACTAGCGGTGCTACTAACGCTGAGACCGACAATGGTAGCAGCAGCATCAACTTGGAACCATCTCCACCCTTAGCAGAACCAGCACCCAGAGGACCCATCACTGATAGGACCAAAGTCAACTATGTGCCAAAGAACAACGACCCATCGTCATTTCAGTACTATCCAGACGATCCCGAAAATCCCATCAACAAGTACAAATTCGCGCTGAAGGCAGACAGCCAGTACTACGACCCGTGCGAGGAGTCCTCCAAGCTTAGCTTCCAGTGCCTGGAGCGCAACGATTACGACCGGTCCAAGTGCCAAGAATACTTTGACGCGTATCGCGAGTGCAAGAAACAGTGGCTGACAGCCAGGAGGAAGAACAGACAGCAATGGGAATGA